From the Lathyrus oleraceus cultivar Zhongwan6 chromosome 4, CAAS_Psat_ZW6_1.0, whole genome shotgun sequence genome, one window contains:
- the LOC127136170 gene encoding uncharacterized protein LOC127136170 has protein sequence MEKSNRRNTYQYKLRESKLDDLKKLGGILIDDHKDSFKKTYGNLLGILLTKEDTRLILTFAQCFNPTMHCFTFQDFLLAPTLEEFVHMFCILVKNQVPYMSINGFPKSKVIAQALHLKRELVDSNIRAKGNTRGFLSKFFIEKATLFADSGRWDAFYANYALLIYGYVLFLNIEGFIDKVAINIFLSRNPAPTLITDVYFSFHWRNKKKSGIINYCVPLLYKWFLTHLPRK, from the coding sequence ATGGAGAAATCTAATAGGAGAAACACTTACCAATACAAACTCAGAGAGTCTAAGCTTGATGATTTGAAGAAGCTTGGAGGTATTTTGATTGATGATCACAAGGATTCCTTCAAGAAGACTTATGGGAACTTGTTGGGTATTCTGTTGACCAAGGAAGACACCAGGTTGATTCTCACTTTTGCTCAGTGCTTTAATCCCACTATGCACTGCTTTACTTTTCAAGATTTCCTTTTGGCTCCCACCCTGGAGGAGTTTGTCCATATGTTTTGTATTCTCGTCAAAAACCAAGTTCCTTATATGAGCATAAATGGTTTTCCAAAGTCTAAAGTGATTGCACAAGCCCTTCATCTCAAGAGGGAACTAGTTGACTCCAACATTCGTGCCAAAGGTAACACCAGAGGGTTCCTTTCAAAGTTCTTCATTGAAAAGGCCACCCTATTTGCTGATAGTGGAAGATGGGATGCTTTCTATGCCAACTACGCTCTTCTCATCTATGGTTATGTACTTTTCTTGAACATTGAAGGTTTCATTGATAAAGTTGCTATTAACATCTTTCTATCCAGGAATCCGGCTCCCACTCTTATAACTGATGTTTATTTCTCTTTCCATTGGAGAAACAAGAAGAAGAGTGGAATAATTAATTATTGTGTTCCTTTACTTTACAAGTGGTTCTTGACTCACTTGCCAAGGAAATAA